The nucleotide window CGCGCGGGCAGTTGGGATCATCGCAATGGGTCTCGTTCGGATCGCACCCGTTGGTGACCGTGACCTGCACGAGGTTGGGGTCGTAGCCTTCGGCTTCGCAGTAGATGGGGATCGAGTAGGTGCCGTGGCAGATCGTGGCGCAGAACGAGGAGTTGATGCGGATCGTGTCGGGCAGGACGGGTGTGCAATCGCCCTGACGATACGTGTACCAGCCGGACTGGGATTGTTCGTCGAGGTTGGCCACGAGGGTATCGTTGACTTCAATCGGCGCGCCGACCGGATTGTAGTCCGCATCGAGCAGCTGAATAATCGTGGAGATGACGTTAATCTCGCCATCCGGCACATGGAAGGTCCGGTTGGGATCCCACGGCGACAAGTCGGCGTCGCAGTAGAATTCGTCCACGTTGTCCGCGTAGCCATTGTAATAGCCGATGGCTCCGCCGGGGTTGGACTGATCCATATAGACGTTGGCGTGGAACGTACCCTGGTCGGTACGGACGTACGCGGTCATCATCTGGGTCGCCACATCAAAGCCCATGAAGGCATATTCGGTCGCGAGACACGACACGGCCATCATCAGCACCGCGAGGGCGGTAAAAATCGTTCTGCTTCTGTTCATCCTGAGGACACTCCTTACAGCTGTTCGACCCGCAAGAATCAGGTCACCGGAAGTGGGCATACCTTATCACCATACTTGTGATGGCTAATATAGTAGTCGGGGTCGTTGATGTCAAGGCTTCTGCCCACACCGCGAAGGTTTTTTGGGTAAGAAGCTTGAAGGTTGCGATAACATAGATAATCACTTCAAACGAATAGAAATATTCGATTTAAATCATTTGATTCTGCGGGATTGTTAAGGACTTCAAACCTGCTGACCCGGGCGAAGTGCCCGATTTGACGCCCGTTGGAAGTGGCTGGGCGCGGGCATGCCTCCTTTGCCGGAAAGTGCGGAGTGTGCGGTGGCGGCGGGGCGGGGAACCGAGGGAGCGAAGTTGGGCAATTCTGACACCCCCTAATCCCCCCCGCGAACGGGGGGGGACCGGGGCGGGTTCCGGCGGGTTGAAGACAACCCGCGCGGCGGGACTCTCCGATTCCGGCCGGGCGAGGCCGCCCGGCTCGGCGAAGAAGAGCAGATGCGCGAAGACGCACACCCCCCCCGGCCCCCCACAGGAGGTGGGGGGAGAGCCGAGGACCGACTACCGGCCGGGCGGGGACGCACGGCTCGGCGGAAAAGAGCAGATGCGCGAAGACGCACACCCCCCGGCCCCCCACAGGAGGTGGGGGGAGAGCCGAGGACCGACTACCGGCCGGGCGGGGACGCACGGCTCGGCGGGGAAGGTCAGAGGGGGCGGCGGGCTTTGAAGCCCTCGTCCAGCGAGTGCCAGTGAGTGATGGTCTCCTCGTCATAGGCCCAGCAGAGATAGACCTCTTCGCGGGCCCGTAGCGCGCGGAAGTCCACAAGTACCGGTTGCAGTCCCTTGAGTTCGACGCCGATTTCGCGCAATTCTTCGCCCAGCGCATCGATTCGCAGACGGATGGTCTCGATTTCGGAGCGTTGCGCGTCGGCGAATTCGTCAAGTTTCATGGCTCCGTAAATGAAGGACAGGCCGCCCTGAATCGCGGAAAGTTGTTCGACACAGTTATGCAGGTCGGCGGCGATGCGGCGGACCAGCGGGAGGGCCTTGCGGGCCTCTTCGAGTGTGAACAAGCGCTGCATCAGGTGGCCACCAGCGTGTCGGCGAAGAACAGCCGCACGGCATTCCGGGTGGTCACGAGATCGACTTCCGCCACCGGTCGGCCGTGGATTTCAGCGAGCTTCAGGGCGACGTCGCGGATGTGCAGCGGTTCGCAGCGCTTGCCGCGAACCGGGACGGGGGCCATGTACGGCGCGTCGGTTTCGAGCAGCAAGCGCTCGAGCGGGAGCCGCGCGGCCAACTCCGGCAGCCGCGAGTTCTTGTAGGTGATATTTCCGGTAAACGAGACGTTCATTCCCTGGTCCAACACGGCGCAGGCGTAGGCATACTCCTCGCTGAAGCAGTGGAAGACGCCGCGGGAGCAGTGCATGGCCCTAACGACGTCGAGCGTCCGCGATCCGGCGGCGCGGTGATGGATGATCGCGGGCAGACCGACGTGATTGGCGAGTTGCAGCATACGTTCGAACAGACGGATCTGGTTTTCGAGATTGGTTTCACCGCGGTAAATATCGAGCCCGATTTCACCCACGGCCACGACGGCGGGATCGCCGACCATGGCTTCGATCCACAGCAGATCGTCCTCGCTCACGCGGTCCACCTCTGACGGATGGACACCGATGGCCGCATAGACGACACCGGGGAAGCGCGTGGCGAGCGCCAGGCACTGTTCGGCGGTGGGTTTGTCCACGGCGATGGTGATCATCTTTTCGACGCCGGCGTCGCGCGCGCGTTGGATCACCGCGTCGAGGTCAGCGTGGAAGTCATCGTAGTAGAGGTGGCAGTGGGTGTCGATCAAGACCGGAACGGGTGACTGATTGCAAAGGACAAGGGAGGGGGGCAGTTGGGGCACTTTGGAGACAAGTGCCGCCGCGAACGCTCGGGCACTGGGGCACTTGGAGACAAGTGCCGCCGCGAACACTCGGGCACTGGGGCACTTGGAGACAAGTGCCGCCGCGAACGTCCGCCCCGATGGGGCACTTGGAGACAAGTGCCGCCAAGAACACTCGGGCAATGGGGGCACTTGGAGACAAGTGCCGCCGCCAACGTCCGCCCCGATGGGGCACTTGGAGACAAGTGCCGCCAAGAACGCGAGTGCCGCCGCGGACGCGAGTGCCGCCAAGCGGCCTCGGGTTTCGCGGGGCGTTGGGGTTGATTTATTCCGGCTCGGCGGCGGAATTCGGAGCTGGCGGCAGCTCGGAGACTCGGTTGGAGAGCTGTTCCCAGACGCGGTCGGCGCGGAGTTTTCGCCAGCGTTCCTGAAAGGCGGCGAACTGCTCGTGGCGAGCGGAGCGGCAACGGGCATCGAGCCATTGGATTCCGGGGAGCAGCGTCTCCATCGGCTTGCCGTGGCCGTGATAGTCCAGCGTGCGCCCGCGCTCTTTTTCGATGAAGCGCGGCAATTGGTCGATCCAGACATCGGCATCGTGAATGTTGCCGAGCAGCTCCTGACAGGCCTTGCAGATTTCGATGTCGGCTTTCAGTTCATCGGCGAAAACCGGACCGAACAGTTCCATGGTGTAGCGGAGGTGCTTGGCGGCGATCCGCATGGCATGATGATCGTCGATGCGGTCGGGATCGTTGACACAGCGTTCCCATTGCAGAAGTTCATCGAGGCGCTCCTGAATGGCGAGGCCGGCCATGGCCGTCAGCTCGCGCGAAGTTTCCGCCGGAGCGTCGGCTTCTTCATCGCTGTCATGAATTGCGAGAATTCCGGCGCGGATCCCGTGCAGAATGTCATCGTCCTCGAAGCGGTCGATGGCGCGAATCACTTCCTTTTGCAGGCGTTCGCGGCGCTGACGTTTGCGCAGCAGGACGCGGACGATGCCGGGGATGAGGTGACGGGCCAACTCACCCCCCCCTGCCCCCCCGTGAACGGGGGGGTGCCCCAAGGTAGCCCCCCCAATCGAGTTGGGGGGGGACTCAGATGAGTCGGCGCCCCCTCCCTGCCCTTCCGTAAGCGGAGGGGTGCCCATTGTGATCGTGGGAAGCAGGGATTCCAGAAAGCGGATTTGGACATCGAGATCGCGGGCATCGCCGAGGGCCTGGCGCAAACGGCGCAGCGCGGCATGCCAGCGTTTGAACTGGCGTTCGGGGAAGCAGGGCGCGAATTGATTGAGCGCGATGTTTAGGCGTCGGCTGGCCACGCGCATGCGATGCACGCACTCGGGATCCTTTGCCGCACGGGCGCCGGCGTGTTCTTTGGCGAGTGCGCGCAGGCGTTTGCGGATCGCCTTGGCGGCGAAGCGGCAGAGCGCGGGATCGGGCGGGGAGTCAGACGGTCCGAAATCCAAAATCCGAAATCCGAGTCAGATTATTCTTTCACCAGCAGGACGTGGACGGCTTTGACGACGGCGCGGACTTTGTCCGTGATATTGTTGCGGGAGCCGTAAACCATAGGGAAGCTCCTCAAGAAAACTTGAAACTTGAAACTTGAAACTTGAAACTTGAAACTTGAAACTTGAAACTTGAAACTTGAAACTTGAAACTTGAAACTTGAAACTTGAAACTTGAAACTTGAAACTTGAAGCTTGAAACTTGAAACTTGAAACTTGAAACTTGAAACTTGAAACTTGAAACTTGAAGCTTGAAACTTGAAACTTGAAACTTGAAACTTGAAACTTGAAACTTGAAGCTTGAAACTTGAAACTTGAAACTTGAAGCTTGAAGCTTGAAACTTGAAACTTGAAACTTGAAACTTGAAGCTTGAAACTTGAAACTTGAAACTTGAAGCTTGAAGCTTGAAACTTGAAACTTGAAACTTGAAACTTGAAGCTTGAAGCTTGAAACTTGAAACTTGAAACTTGAAACTTGAAGCTTGAAACTTGAAACTTGAAACTTGAAAGGCTGATGCGCGAAGACGCGCACCCCGCCGGCCCCCACTGGATGTGGGGGGAGAGCCGAGATCCGATTCCGGCCGCGCGAGGACGCACGGCTCGGCGGTGGGAAACTCAGCGGTGGGCGGCTTCGAGTTGCTCAGCCTCGACGATGGTGGCGTGAATCTTTTTGAGCAGCAACATCAGCACTGCAAAAGCCGCGAGGGAGGCGATCACCAACAGGAAGAAGAAGCTGCTGTGGGCCATCCTGGTCCAGGCGACGCCGACCTGTCCGGCGAGCCAGCCGCCGAGGGAGGTTGCCGCGAACCAGCCACCCATCATCAGGCCCTGCTTGTGCGCGGGAGCGAGTTTGGAAACGAGCGACAGACCCATCGGCGACAGACAGAGTTCGGCAATCGTGATCGTGGCATAGGTGCTGATGAGCCAGCCGGAACTGACGCGGCCGACGTCGCCGCCGACCCACCCGGCAACCGCCATAATCATGTACGCCGCGGCGGTGAGCAGCATGCCGATGGCGATTTTGGAGGAGGTGGCGGGTTCGAGTTTGCGGCCGCGCAGGAAGCTCCAGAAGCGCACGAGCAGGGGTGTAAAGAGCAGGATGAAGAACGGGTTGACGGACTGGAAGATCTCCGGCGACAGCGAGGTTTCGGTGCAATCGCGGGCCCAGAAGGTCAGGGTATAGCCATTTTGCTTGAAGGCGATCCAGAACACGACGACCACCGCAAAGATCAGCAAGAGGGCCGTGATGCGGTCGCGCTCCTGTTTGGGGGTCAGCTCGACGGACGAGCGGTTCTTTTGAGTTGAACGCGTGCCGGGGGTAATATCTCCCGCGAGCACATGCCGCTTGAAGATATGAAAGATTGCGAGGGAAAACAACATGCCGATGCCCGCCGCGCCAAAGGCGTAATGCCAGCCGAAATGGGCGCGCAGGTAGGCGGCGACGAGGGGAGAAGCGAAGGCTCCCAGATTGATCCCCATGTAGAAGATGTTGTAGGCATCGTCGCGCTTTTCGGGCAGATCGTGGTAGAGGTTGCCGAGAATGGTCGAGATGTTGGGTTTGAAGAGGCCGTTGCCGATGATTAAGCAAATCAGGCCGGTGAAGAAGAACGGCAACGAGGCGAAGGCCAGCGAGAGATGGCCGAGGCCCATGATCACGCCGCCGAGGTAGATGGCCTTGCGGAAGCCGAGGAAGCGGTCCGCGAGCCAGCCGCCGATCAGCGGAGTGAAATAGACGAGGCCAATGTAACCGCCGTAGATCTGGCCGATCGTGCTGTTCTCGAAGTGCAGGCTCTCATCCATGTAGAGCGTGAGGATGGAGAGCATGCAGTAGAAGCTGAAGCGTTCCCACATTTCGGTGAAGAACAGGACGGGGAGGCCGGGGGGGTGGCGCATGGCGGGGGGATGCGAAAATTGAAAATCGAAAATTGAAAATTGAAGTTCCGAGGGCGAACAAACGGCAAACCAAAAAGGCCGAGCGGGGCAGGTCAATGCTCAAGAGACCTGCCGCCGCGAAGAAGCTATTCATACCTGAAGCTCTTACGACCGTCATCCCGGACCCCGCGGTCTTCAGCGGGAGTCCGGGACCTCTCGGAGAGATTCCCGAGGGCCCGAGAGGTTCTGGACTTTCGCCGAAGACGGCGAAGTCCAGAATGACAGAATTAGGATTGCTCGTCCTAGAGGGAGGACCAATCGGCGGCCAGGTCGTTCCAGTTCGGATTCATAGACTCGATCAGCTTGACCTTCCAAGCCCGAGGCCACCACTTCAGTCGTTTCTCGCGCGTGATCGCAGATCGAATATCGCTGGTTACTTCGTAATGGACCAATCGGTGCATTCTATATTTCTTGGTAAACCCCTCGACCAATCCGTGCTTGTGCTCGTACAAACGGCGTTCGAGATTATTCGTGACGCCAATGTAAATGCCCCGATTGGTATTGCTGAGCATGTACACGAAGAAGCTATTCATACCTGAAGCTCTTACGACCGTCATCCCGGACCCCGCGGTCTTCAGCGGGAGTCCGGGACCTCTCGGAGAGATTCTCGAAGGCCCGAGAGGTTCTGGACATCCGCCGAAGACGGCGAAGTCCAGAATGACAGAATTGCGTCGGCAATGTCCAGAATGACATGGGCGGCAGCGTTTGAAGCGGCGGCGCGAACGCACTGTCGGTGATCCTTCACCGCGCAAGTCGGAAGAGCGCGGTTCTGGATGACAGTGTGTTAAGCGTTGCCCTGTGTGATTTAGTGTTAGTGGATCAGCGATTGCTTCGGATGGGGCACTTGGAGACAAGTGCCGCCAAGGAATTTTCCGAGCGGGGCAGGTCAATGCTCAAGAGACCTGCCGCCGCGAGTCAATGGACGCGCGTGCCAAGGCGCGCGCTACAAGATTGCCAGTTCGCTGCCCGGATAATAGTGATCGAGAATCTGCTCGACGGTCCGGCCGGCTTTGGCCATGGCGGCGGCGCCGAGTTGGCAGAGGCCGACGCCGTGCCCCCAGCCGCCGCCGGTGAGGGTGATCTGGTCATCGACCTCATCGACCACGAAGCAGCTGGAGGGGAGGTGCGAAGGAGATAACGCACGGCGGATGTTTAACTCTCCGTAAAGCGTCAGGGATGAGGGATGAGGGATGAGGGATGAGGCCGGCTCCAACGATGAACGAGGAACGAGGAACGATGAGTCCGAAGCGGAGCCTTGAATCTTCAGGATTAGGATGCGGCCGGAGGCGGCGCGTTTGCGGACTTCGAGGGATTGCACGGAGCCAATATTGGCTCCGGTTTTCCTGGCGATCAGCTCGCCGAGCTGGACGCGGGTGTAGCGGAACTTCCAGCGGTACAGCGGGTCCTTGTCCCACGGTTCCGGGTAGGGATGCAGTTGGCCGTCACACCACGCGGGCGGATGCGACAACACGAACGCGCGCGCGTTTTTTTCGTCCGTGAGATCGGGGACCGGGAAGTCGCCGCAGGCGCGGACGGCGAAATACGGATGATCGTCCTCGCCCCAGCACGCTTCATACCGTTCGCTGATGCCGCCGCAGGACTTGGCGTAGCGGGCGTCCACGATGCGAAGGGATGAGGGATGAGGGATGAGGGATGAAGCGGACTCGGATTCCACCGATGAACGATGAACGATGAACGATGTGTCCGTCACTAACACTCGTCCTGCTGACTCGCGGATCGGAGCAACGACCGCGGTGGCCTCGCGCGACACCCCTTGATAGCATTGGCAGTGATCGTCGTTGCAGAGATCGAAGCCGTCGGCACGATGATGACGGTTGGCCGTGGCGAGAACCGTGGAACGTGCGGCAATCGCCTGCGCCTGCGAAAACGCGGGCGGCAGATCACTGCGCATTTCGCTCCCGACGGCGCTCTCGAGATAGTGCTCGAGCGGGAGGCGGTTCGAGGCGGTTAGCGCGAGCCCCCCCCCTGCCCCCCCGTGAACGGAGGGGTGGCCGAAAATTCGCAGTGCGCCGCGATATTCGAGGGTCTCTTTGCGTTCCCAGTGGAAGCCGCGACCGATGGGAACGTGATGCAGAGCGAAGCGCGCGGAGTCGCTCAAGGGACGAGCGGTGAGACGGATGAGTTGGGTGGAGAGGTCGTTGAGGGAGCAGGCGAACAGATTTCCCCCCTTAGTCCCCCCACTGGATGTGGGGGGAGACCCGAGTTCCGATTCACTGAGCGGAACGACGGTGAAGCCGAAGGGGTTCAGCGCGGCGACGGTGCGCAATTGAGTTAACAGCGGTTCGGCGTCACCACGGCTGGCAAGTTTGACGACGGGCCACCAGACGCGGTTGTCGAATGTCTGCGAACCGGTTTGCCACATGCGGCCAGCCTCCAGCACATCGACGCCATCGCCGGACAGCGCGGTGGGAACATGATTCAGCACACGCGCGGCGGACTCGGGCGAAAAACATTCGGCGAGGCGGATGGCGAAGCCGAGACCCCCCTTTGTCCCCCCATCAGAATGGGGGGATTCAGATTCTCCCCCCCCGGCCCCCCCACAGGATGTGGGGGGGAGAAAAGCGGAGAAGGCGCCGCTGACTCTATCGAGATCGAATTTGCGATTGCAGTCGGTCCAGCCTTCCACGGCGAAGTCGCCGCGGAGTTCACCGGTGATTTGGGCTTCGCCCCAGAGTAAACCAATATCTACAGTAATCATTTTGGGAAGGAACAGGGAACAAGGAAGAAGGAAGAAACCGAATCCGACACCCCCCAATGATCCCCCCTTGAAAGGGGGGATGGCTGTCAGCGCGTGGGCGAAGACGGCGGCGGCGGTAACGAGGTTGAGGCTCTCGGCATGGCCGCGGCGTTCGAGGGTGAGGCGATGGGTGCACTTCATCGCGATCTCGTCGGATAAGCCGCGGGATTCGTGGCCGAGAACGAGGATACCCCCCCCCTGCCCCCCCAAGCGAGTTGGGGGGGAGTCCGAGGCGGCTTCCGGCGGGGTGAGGGCACCCCGCTCGGCGGCTCGACCCCCCTACGTTCCCCCTTTGAACGGGGGGGTGGCTGTCAGCGTGTTCGCGAAGACGGCGGCGGCGGTGACGAGGTTGAGGCTCTCGGCGTGGCCGCGGCGTTCGAGGGTGAGACGATGCGTGCACTTCATCGCGAGCTCGTCGGATAAGCCGCGGGATTCGTGGCCGAGAACGAGGATACCCCCCCCCTGCCCCCCCAAGCGAGTTGGGGGGGAGTAGGAAGATAGCGGAGTGCCGCCATGGGAGACTAAGGCGACGCTCTCGCCGGGCCATTCGTCGAGCAGGTCGAGCAAATCGCAATGCTCGCGGACGGGCTGATGGAACAGCGAGCCCATCGAGCCGCGCACGACCTTGCCGTTCCAGATGTCGGCGGAATCGCGGCCGAGATAGAGACAGCTCGCGCCGAAGAAATCGGCGACGCGAATCAGCGCGCCGCAATTGCCGGGATCGGAGACCTGCTCGCAGGCGATTGCCAATCCGGATTTGAGCGGCGGCAGGCTGAACATCTTGGCCACCGCGACGACGCCCTGACTGGCTTCGAGTTTGGTGATGCGCTCGAACGATTCGGAATTGACGCGATAGATCGGCGCGCGCAAATCGCCGAACTGATTGGCCCATTCATCGGCTTTGGCCGATTGCAGCAAAATTGCTTCGAGCTTGAGCTGTGCATCGAGCGCTTCGCCGGTGCAGACTTCGCCTTCGATCAGAAACTGGCCGAGTTCGCGGCGGTGTTTCTTCTGCGAAAGTTTGGCCCAGTCGGAAAGCTGTTTGCGGGTGGGGGTTAGGAAGTCCACTGAAAAAACTTGAAATTTGAAACTTGAAACTTGAAATCAGAGCAACCAAGTGGTTAAGGTACCAAGATGGATGACGGGAGCCAGCCGAGATCGTTGTTTGCGGTGCGGCACCAGTACCAGCCGCCGACTTCGCGCAGAATCTCGAGCAGGTCGCCGACACGGATGGTCAGCTCTTGGGCGGTGTAAGCTTCGAGCAGCGTGGCGCGCTCGCCGTCGATGCTCAGAAACGATTCGTGCGTCCAGCCGCTGCGGCCATCGGCGGCGGTGGTCCAGATCCAGCCGGGGTATTCGTCGTCACGCTGACCGAGCCTGAACACGTCGCCGCGAACGCTGCTGATCGGGTTCTTGTACTGCGGGGAATAGGAAGTGAGGGCGGTGGGCATCGACGGAAAAGTATTAGAAATGAGATCTGAGAATGCCAAATTCCCCCCCCTGCCCCCCCGCTGAAGCGGAGGGGGTGGAAGAGCGCGAAGCCAGGCGACGCAGTCGGCCCCTACGAGTGGTGTACCTTACGTCGTCCTCAAGTATCCCTCTTTCAAGAGGCCGAAGGAGCCGATGGCGGCGAGGATGAAGTAGATGACGGCGGGCGTGGGGTCGAGTAGCAGCGCGTAGCCGCCGCCGAGCGTGAGGCCGAAGACGCAAAGCATGCCCCAGGCAAACCCGCGCAGGGGTTTGGCCACGGGCGCGGCGGCGGGGACGATGCGGCCATGTTCGCGGCCCCAGCGGCGGACGTTGGTCCAAA belongs to candidate division KSB1 bacterium and includes:
- a CDS encoding DUF2203 domain-containing protein is translated as MQRLFTLEEARKALPLVRRIAADLHNCVEQLSAIQGGLSFIYGAMKLDEFADAQRSEIETIRLRIDALGEELREIGVELKGLQPVLVDFRALRAREEVYLCWAYDEETITHWHSLDEGFKARRPL
- a CDS encoding TatD family hydrolase, producing the protein MIDTHCHLYYDDFHADLDAVIQRARDAGVEKMITIAVDKPTAEQCLALATRFPGVVYAAIGVHPSEVDRVSEDDLLWIEAMVGDPAVVAVGEIGLDIYRGETNLENQIRLFERMLQLANHVGLPAIIHHRAAGSRTLDVVRAMHCSRGVFHCFSEEYAYACAVLDQGMNVSFTGNITYKNSRLPELAARLPLERLLLETDAPYMAPVPVRGKRCEPLHIRDVALKLAEIHGRPVAEVDLVTTRNAVRLFFADTLVAT
- a CDS encoding CHAD domain-containing protein, producing MDFGPSDSPPDPALCRFAAKAIRKRLRALAKEHAGARAAKDPECVHRMRVASRRLNIALNQFAPCFPERQFKRWHAALRRLRQALGDARDLDVQIRFLESLLPTITMGTPPLTEGQGGGADSSESPPNSIGGATLGHPPVHGGAGGGELARHLIPGIVRVLLRKRQRRERLQKEVIRAIDRFEDDDILHGIRAGILAIHDSDEEADAPAETSRELTAMAGLAIQERLDELLQWERCVNDPDRIDDHHAMRIAAKHLRYTMELFGPVFADELKADIEICKACQELLGNIHDADVWIDQLPRFIEKERGRTLDYHGHGKPMETLLPGIQWLDARCRSARHEQFAAFQERWRKLRADRVWEQLSNRVSELPPAPNSAAEPE
- a CDS encoding peptide MFS transporter, giving the protein MLSILTLYMDESLHFENSTIGQIYGGYIGLVYFTPLIGGWLADRFLGFRKAIYLGGVIMGLGHLSLAFASLPFFFTGLICLIIGNGLFKPNISTILGNLYHDLPEKRDDAYNIFYMGINLGAFASPLVAAYLRAHFGWHYAFGAAGIGMLFSLAIFHIFKRHVLAGDITPGTRSTQKNRSSVELTPKQERDRITALLLIFAVVVVFWIAFKQNGYTLTFWARDCTETSLSPEIFQSVNPFFILLFTPLLVRFWSFLRGRKLEPATSSKIAIGMLLTAAAYMIMAVAGWVGGDVGRVSSGWLISTYATITIAELCLSPMGLSLVSKLAPAHKQGLMMGGWFAATSLGGWLAGQVGVAWTRMAHSSFFFLLVIASLAAFAVLMLLLKKIHATIVEAEQLEAAHR
- a CDS encoding GIY-YIG nuclease family protein — its product is MNSFFVYMLSNTNRGIYIGVTNNLERRLYEHKHGLVEGFTKKYRMHRLVHYEVTSDIRSAITREKRLKWWPRAWKVKLIESMNPNWNDLAADWSSL
- a CDS encoding RNA methyltransferase, which produces MDFLTPTRKQLSDWAKLSQKKHRRELGQFLIEGEVCTGEALDAQLKLEAILLQSAKADEWANQFGDLRAPIYRVNSESFERITKLEASQGVVAVAKMFSLPPLKSGLAIACEQVSDPGNCGALIRVADFFGASCLYLGRDSADIWNGKVVRGSMGSLFHQPVREHCDLLDLLDEWPGESVALVSHGGTPLSSYSPPTRLGGQGGGILVLGHESRGLSDELAMKCTHRLTLERRGHAESLNLVTAAAVFANTLTATPPFKGGT